The Labrus bergylta chromosome 15, fLabBer1.1, whole genome shotgun sequence genome includes a region encoding these proteins:
- the nfkbie gene encoding NF-kappa-B inhibitor epsilon, with protein MASGDCRKEDSLEENRTDSGIDSYRSMLKSEEPREPSGDFSGPRDKFSTGEERLDSAYGSSSITVESLTEIVGDCTLSSAKDQAQISELSEQEENLLTTITEDGDTILHLAIIHEEEFIAQKLIEIFPRDVLDIQNNLYQSPLHLATYLNLTKVVKGLLEKGASLELQDQDGNTALHVACQHGQTECVTEMTREVSSSKLAPVLEVQNWRGLACLHLAALNRQHHIMNLLMKKGADLNIQEGTSGKTALHLAVELHDMKSVTLLLSRGANVDVAMFNGCTALHLAVGRQDADIADLLCQSGADTMLRNMEDETALDLADGNDDILALFPFDDIQISGRSVVGVKF; from the exons aTGGCGAGCGGCGACTGCAGGAAAGAAGACTCGCTGGAGGAGAACCGCACGGACTCCGGCATCGACTCGTACCGCTCCATGCTGAAGTCAGAGGAGCCCAGAGAGCCGAGCGGCGACTTCAGCGGGCCGAGGGACAAGTTTTCCACCGGAGAAGAGCGGCTGGATTCGGCCTACGGCTCCTCGTCCATCACGGTCGAGAGTCTGACGGAAATAGTCGGGGACTGCACGCTTTCCAGCGCCAAGGATCAAGCACAGATCTCTGAACTGTCTGAGCAGGAGGAGAACCTGCTCACAACTATCACTGAAGATGGAGACAC AATCCTGCACTTAGCAATCATCCATGAAGAGGAATTCATTGCTCAAAAGTTGATAGAAATATTCCCAAGAGACGTGCTCGACATCCAAAACAACTTGTACCAG AGCCCTCTGCACCTGGCCACATACCTGAACCTTACCAAGGTGGTGAAGGGCCTGCTGGAGAAAGGGGCCAGTCTGGAGCTACAGGACCAGGATGGGAACACGGCGCTCCATGTGGCCTGCCAGCACGGGCAGACAGAGTGTGTCACTGAAATGACCCGAGAGGTTTCCTCGAGCAAATTGGCACCGGTCCTTGAAGTCCAGAACTGGAGAG GTCTTGCCTGTCTCCACCTGGCTGCACTGAACAGACAACATCACATAATGAATCTCCTGATGAAAAAGGGAGCAGATTTAAACATACAG GAAGGAACCAGCGGCAAAACTGCTCTTCATCTCGCTGTTGAACTGCACGACATGAAATCAGTGACGCTTCTGCTCAGCAGGGGAGCCAACGTGGACGTAGCAATGTTTAACGGCTGCACGGCTCTACATCTCGCCGTTGGGAGACAGGACGCGGACATCGCCGACCTCCTCTGCCAGTCTGGCGCTGACACAATGCTACGGAACATGGAGGATGAGACGGCGCTAGATCTGGCTGACGGCAACGATGAT ATCCTGGCTCTCTTTCCTTTTGATGACATCCAGATTTCTGGAAGGTCAGTGGTCGGTGTGAAGTTTTGA